A single genomic interval of Phocoena sinus isolate mPhoSin1 chromosome 15, mPhoSin1.pri, whole genome shotgun sequence harbors:
- the RCC1L gene encoding RCC1-like G exchanging factor-like protein isoform X2: MALAAGARLGRRLSGPGPWRGHWTAAGRSRSRRETAEAEADAPVFQYVGERATRADRIFVWGFSFSGALGVPTFVLPGSGPQPRAGSRPRRRIQAVPYRLELDQKISSAACGYGFTLLSSKTKDVTKVWGMGLNKDSQLGFHRSRKDKTRGYEYVLEPSPVPLPLDRPQETQVLQVSCGRAHSLVLTDSEGVFSMGNNSYGQCGRKVVENEVYSESHKVHRMQDFDGQVVQVACGQDHSLFLTDKGEVYSCGWGADGQTGLGHYNITSAPTKLAGDLAGVNVVQVATYGDCCLAVSVDGSLFGWGNSEYLQLASVTDSTQVNVPRSLPFSGVGRVKQAASGGTGCAVLNGEGHVFVWGYGILGKGPNLMETALPEMIPPTLFGWTEFNPGVQVSRIRCGLSHFAALTNRGELFVWGKNIRGCLGIGRLEDQYFPWRVTMPGEPVDVACGVDHMVTLARSFI, from the exons ATGGCGCTTGCGGCGGGGGCTAGGCTGGGGCGCCGGCTGAGCGGGCCGGGGCCGTGGCGCGGACACTGGACGGCGGCCGGGCGCTCACGGAGCCGGCGCGAGACGGCGGAGGCCGAGGCGGACGCGCCCGTGTTCCAGTACGTGGGCGAGCGCGCGACCCGCGCCGACCGTATTTTCGTGTGGGGCTTCAGCTTCTCCGGGGCGCTGGGCGTGCCCACCTTCGTGCTGCCCGGCTCCGGGCCCCAGCCCCGCGCCGGCTCGCGGCCGCGCCGCAGGATCCAGGCCGTGCCCTACCGCCTGGAGCTGGACCAAAAG atttcatctGCTGCCTGTGGTTATGGATTCACATTGCTGTCCTCTAAAACCAAGGATGTTACAAAAGTTTGGGGTATGGGACTCAACAAAGATTCTCAGCTTGGATTTCACAGGAGCCGGAAAGATAAAA CGAGGGGATATGAGTATGTTTTGGAGCCCTCGCCCGTCCCACTGCCACTGGACAGACCTCAGGAGACGCAGGTGCTGCAAGTCTCCTGCGGCAGAGCCCACTCTCTGGTTCTGACAGACAGCGAAGGAG TCTTCAGCATGGGGAACAATTCTTACGGGCAGTGTGGAAGAAAAGTGGTCGAAAATGAAGTTTACAG TGAAAGTCACAAAGTCCATAGGATGCAGGACTTCGATGGACAGGTGGTCCAG GTCGCCTGCGGTCAGGACCATAGTCTGTTCCTGACGGATAAAGGAGAAGTGTATTCTTGTGGATGGGGTGCGGATGGGCAAACAG GTCTGGGTCACTACAATATCACCAGCGCACCCACCAAGCTGGCTGGAGACCTTGCCGGAGTGAACGTTGTCCAGGTGGCCACCTACGGGGACTGCTGCCTGGCTGTGTCGGTCGATGGCAGCCTCTTCGGGTGGGGGAACTCCGAATACCTGCAGCTGGCCTCTGTCACGGACTCCACACAG GTGAACGTCCCCCGGAGCCTGCCCTTCTCGGGAGTCGGGCGGGTGAAGCAGGCTGCGAGTGGGGGCACAGGCTGTGCTGTACTAAACG GAGAAGGACATGTTTTCGTCTGGGGCTATGGAATTCTTGGGAAAGGACCAAACCTCATGGAAACTGCCCTTCCAGAAATGATTCCACCCACTCTCTTTGGCTGGACGGAGTTCAATCCAGGAGTCCAGGTTTCCCGCATTCGCTGTGGACTCAGCCACTTCGCCGCCCTCACCA ACAGAGGAGAGCTGTTTGTGTGGGGCAAGAACATCCGAGGGTGCCTGGGAATCGGTCGCCTGGAAGACCAGTACTTCCCGTGGAGG